In a single window of the Pseudohongiella acticola genome:
- a CDS encoding DUF2306 domain-containing protein — protein MSLQSFNTADWRSPSFANKGINLAAKCWFFMVLLGQAAFSMYIVAFYYRAAFGADFLSFNQVMPAGYIEGDTWGNFAVIGHVVFAALITVGGLMQLVPAIRNHFPALHRWNGRLYIVIAGVMSLSGGFMILTRSELVAGDSFGHTALMINGLIILVCATMAFKFARERKFVQHRIWALRLFIAVSGVWMFRVGMMAWLSFHGQPVGFDPVSFSGPFLTVLNITTYIIPLLLLEVYLQAHARGSATQKLITAGGLFLLTLVMLGGVIAAIFGMWLPRI, from the coding sequence ATGTCATTACAATCGTTTAACACAGCTGATTGGCGATCCCCTTCTTTTGCCAACAAGGGAATTAACCTGGCGGCAAAGTGCTGGTTTTTCATGGTGCTGCTAGGGCAGGCGGCTTTCTCAATGTACATCGTTGCGTTTTATTACCGAGCCGCGTTTGGCGCCGACTTTTTGAGTTTTAATCAGGTAATGCCAGCAGGCTATATTGAGGGCGATACATGGGGAAATTTCGCTGTGATCGGGCATGTGGTGTTTGCGGCGCTGATTACGGTGGGCGGCCTGATGCAGCTCGTGCCGGCTATTCGTAACCATTTCCCGGCACTGCATCGCTGGAATGGCAGATTGTATATCGTGATTGCCGGTGTCATGAGTCTGAGCGGCGGCTTCATGATCTTGACGCGGAGCGAGCTGGTGGCGGGCGATAGCTTTGGGCACACGGCGCTGATGATCAATGGGTTAATAATTCTGGTATGTGCAACGATGGCGTTCAAGTTTGCGCGGGAGCGCAAGTTTGTGCAGCACCGCATCTGGGCTTTGCGTCTCTTCATTGCGGTCAGTGGTGTGTGGATGTTTCGGGTGGGCATGATGGCCTGGCTGAGCTTCCATGGCCAGCCGGTAGGTTTTGATCCGGTGAGCTTTTCGGGACCTTTTCTAACGGTACTCAATATCACAACGTATATCATTCCGCTGCTCTTGCTTGAGGTGTATCTGCAGGCCCACGCCAGAGGATCGGCGACTCAAAAGCTGATCACGGCAGGAGGCTTATTCTTGCTGACGCTGGTGATGTTGGGAGGGGTAATTGCGGCGATTTTTGGGATGTGGCTGCCTCGAATTTAA
- a CDS encoding helix-turn-helix domain-containing protein, translating to MTASRVLRRIKGVGPLLLIWWCFALATLCSSVVRHSESDSGFTYSALVIVGSGACGWFWFLSRALFRDKRHLGPAVFALVPVIVTVEAAATLMPAAGTPGMATEVGRMINNAASLVCIAAIAFVWREALHDYLVLSSPAERRFRQIYVGSFSLLVAITLLWVSGARPGSLAADWQAMLLTSSAVLTLAGGLVAVQYRLRHPLSVSGGLERSRAVPSDDEQSDVLAQRILRAIEDENLLTTSNLKVAEFAARVGELEYKVTRCITNRLRYRNFNHLLNSYRVERAKRLFDDADCQHLNIASIAYDCGFNSLGPFNRAFRQHTGITPREYRRNSD from the coding sequence TTGACGGCTTCCCGGGTACTGCGTCGAATCAAGGGGGTTGGGCCCCTGCTGCTAATATGGTGGTGCTTTGCTCTGGCGACGTTGTGTTCGTCAGTTGTCCGTCATTCAGAATCAGACTCTGGCTTCACATATTCTGCTCTGGTTATTGTCGGCTCTGGTGCCTGCGGCTGGTTCTGGTTCCTGAGTCGAGCGTTGTTTCGCGATAAACGACATTTAGGCCCCGCGGTATTTGCTCTGGTGCCCGTGATAGTGACCGTGGAAGCAGCAGCGACATTGATGCCAGCAGCAGGTACGCCAGGTATGGCGACAGAAGTGGGGCGCATGATCAACAACGCAGCCTCTCTGGTCTGTATCGCCGCTATCGCCTTTGTCTGGCGCGAAGCACTGCACGATTATCTGGTCCTGAGTTCTCCCGCTGAGCGTCGCTTCAGACAAATTTATGTCGGTAGTTTCAGTTTGTTGGTAGCCATCACGTTGCTCTGGGTTTCAGGTGCGCGTCCGGGCTCATTGGCAGCCGACTGGCAAGCCATGCTGCTGACCAGCAGTGCAGTCCTTACCCTTGCAGGTGGCCTCGTAGCCGTTCAATACCGGCTTCGTCACCCGCTTTCAGTCAGTGGCGGGCTTGAGCGCAGCCGAGCGGTACCATCAGATGACGAGCAATCAGACGTTCTTGCCCAGCGTATACTCCGCGCCATTGAGGATGAAAACCTGTTGACGACGTCCAATCTCAAGGTGGCTGAATTCGCTGCGCGCGTTGGAGAGCTGGAATACAAGGTTACTCGCTGTATCACCAACCGATTACGATATCGGAACTTTAATCACCTACTCAACAGCTACCGTGTTGAGCGGGCAAAACGCCTGTTCGACGATGCTGACTGTCAGCATTTGAACATCGCCAGTATCGCCTACGATTGTGGATTTAACTCGCTGGGCCCATTTAATCGTGCGTTCCGGCAGCACACCGGCATAACGCCTCGGGAATACCGCCGGAACTCCGATTAA
- a CDS encoding c-type cytochrome, with translation MKNLVLPVISLVFAFVIFDIAYSNLEVKSRPGVHTCSGDCYTAYVAENGTIVEQQRAAAEAAALASPVELGRQAYGSCQACHGAGGEGGIGPQLQGRDAGFVEMALTAYKSRETRGDRSNLMWPSAEALSARDIEHLAAFVESL, from the coding sequence ATGAAAAATCTTGTCCTGCCCGTTATATCGCTGGTGTTTGCTTTTGTCATCTTTGATATCGCCTATTCCAACCTGGAAGTTAAATCCAGGCCCGGCGTACATACCTGTTCCGGTGACTGTTATACAGCCTATGTGGCGGAGAACGGCACCATTGTCGAACAGCAACGAGCCGCGGCTGAGGCGGCAGCGCTGGCCAGCCCGGTAGAGCTTGGTCGCCAGGCCTATGGCAGCTGCCAGGCCTGTCATGGCGCTGGCGGTGAGGGCGGTATCGGCCCGCAGTTGCAGGGGCGAGATGCCGGTTTTGTTGAGATGGCGCTGACAGCCTACAAGAGCCGCGAGACTCGCGGTGATCGCAGCAATCTCATGTGGCCGTCAGCCGAGGCGTTGTCGGCGCGCGACATTGAGCACCTGGCCGCTTTTGTCGAGTCCCTCTAA
- a CDS encoding CehA/McbA family metallohydrolase domain-containing protein, with product MHTPRRPLSVVLSLSVIISMTAYLVNAQGQSDRGRQWIAGDHHIHSRFSTGWDREQNPPAPILGGDAIYPTPMNALMARHYGLGWMVTTDHGGPNHSQVNLNQAYPELQQSRVVVPDVIQFYGMEFDTPGADHSSLIMPHTDDEAERLHSIESAYNKREPWPANPDWDTEPRMLEALRFMTTLAETPIVIAHHPSRSASAQGQYGLTAPTELRAWNDLAPNIAVGMEGAPGHQAATLNPDGSLKSVGARGAYGNHPTMGGFDQMTAVVGGFWDAMLSEGRDWWITANSDSHVHYTEGGVDFWPGEYSKTYVWAEKNHNDILDGIRHGRVFVTTGDLISELHVTAEAAGAQAHIGGMLQVPANEAVVVTIRFRDPNGNNHHGDNPTVARVDLIAGGINGPASDPATDTHADTNVIARFTEADWTVDGEFREVSYRFDALPNDHYIRVRGTNTTQLEPELDPRGEDPWSDLWFYANPIRLHVED from the coding sequence ATGCACACACCACGCCGTCCACTGTCTGTAGTGTTAAGCCTGTCAGTCATCATCAGCATGACTGCCTACCTGGTTAACGCTCAGGGCCAATCAGACCGCGGACGCCAATGGATCGCTGGCGATCATCATATTCACAGCCGCTTCAGCACGGGCTGGGACCGGGAGCAGAACCCGCCAGCCCCGATATTGGGTGGCGATGCCATTTATCCCACGCCAATGAATGCGCTGATGGCGCGGCATTATGGCCTGGGCTGGATGGTCACCACCGACCACGGCGGCCCCAATCACAGCCAGGTCAACCTCAATCAGGCGTACCCCGAGCTGCAGCAATCCCGCGTGGTGGTGCCGGATGTCATCCAGTTTTATGGCATGGAATTCGACACTCCCGGCGCCGACCACTCCAGCCTGATCATGCCCCATACTGATGATGAAGCTGAGCGGCTGCACAGCATCGAATCTGCCTACAACAAGCGTGAGCCCTGGCCAGCGAATCCGGACTGGGACACCGAGCCCAGGATGCTGGAAGCACTCCGGTTCATGACGACTTTAGCTGAAACGCCGATAGTCATCGCCCATCACCCGTCCCGCTCCGCGTCTGCTCAGGGTCAGTATGGATTAACTGCACCCACAGAGTTGCGAGCCTGGAATGATCTGGCACCGAACATCGCTGTCGGCATGGAAGGCGCCCCTGGCCATCAGGCGGCCACCCTGAACCCGGACGGTTCATTAAAGAGTGTTGGCGCACGTGGCGCCTATGGCAACCACCCAACCATGGGTGGTTTTGACCAGATGACGGCCGTTGTTGGTGGTTTCTGGGATGCGATGCTCAGTGAGGGTCGCGACTGGTGGATAACCGCCAATTCGGACTCCCACGTGCATTACACAGAAGGTGGCGTGGATTTCTGGCCCGGCGAGTATTCAAAGACCTATGTGTGGGCTGAAAAAAATCACAATGACATTCTTGATGGCATCCGGCATGGGCGGGTGTTTGTAACGACGGGCGATCTGATCAGCGAATTGCACGTTACCGCAGAAGCCGCTGGTGCTCAGGCCCATATCGGCGGCATGCTGCAGGTACCGGCGAATGAGGCGGTTGTCGTCACCATCCGCTTCCGTGATCCCAACGGCAACAATCACCACGGCGACAACCCTACTGTGGCACGCGTCGACCTGATTGCCGGTGGCATAAACGGCCCTGCCAGCGACCCGGCGACCGACACCCATGCCGACACGAACGTAATAGCACGTTTCACAGAAGCAGACTGGACCGTCGATGGCGAGTTTCGCGAAGTGAGCTACCGCTTCGATGCACTGCCCAATGATCACTACATTCGTGTGCGTGGTACCAACACCACGCAGCTCGAGCCCGAACTCGACCCGCGCGGTGAAGATCCCTGGTCAGACCTGTGGTTTTACGCCAACCCCATTCGGTTGCATGTGGAAGATTAG
- a CDS encoding alanine/glycine:cation symporter family protein: MDELFRTVNNLFAFIAPVSNAVWDFPTQFGWYQAVPLLGEMSFAVILLLGIGVYFTIRTRGVQWLSLTRAIPIMRRRQIDQTGISATASFMLGLAMRAGPGNIVGVTGAITVGGPGALFWMWIAALFGMATAFMESVLAQLFKEKKNNEYVGGLPFYGRRIINNKRFVGVFLSVAFMTYALFNVPVQTFNVFTAIGMIADTATGTSFERQSPLYYVIAIIMVTSCAWLILGGIRRVTAYTNYLVPIKATVFCGISLLIVLINFPLLPSFFSAVVYGAFDPDALFGGAMGVALAEGVRRGLMSNEAGQGTITMAAAAADNNHPCEQGLVQSLGVFFDTIIICTLTGFIVVLAHLWTDSASSAQWAADSASRIGTYLASVEALVPAVVANTVIIILAACYCLFAFTTLLGMISFAEISANFISRSNAFILGVRIAGSLVFVPFGALTVLAGLELGNLWTITDLTNIIMVYLNIPILLLGAPLVYKALAHYRATNGGKFISADIGLETEHWTHDNQKHL, from the coding sequence GTGGACGAACTATTCAGGACGGTCAACAACCTTTTTGCATTTATTGCCCCTGTTTCCAATGCCGTGTGGGACTTCCCAACCCAGTTCGGCTGGTATCAGGCCGTACCGCTACTGGGTGAAATGTCCTTTGCCGTCATTCTGCTGCTGGGTATAGGTGTCTATTTCACGATTCGCACCCGCGGCGTGCAGTGGCTCAGCCTGACCCGCGCCATTCCCATTATGCGGCGCCGGCAGATCGACCAGACCGGCATTAGCGCAACCGCTTCCTTTATGCTGGGCCTGGCCATGCGAGCCGGGCCAGGCAACATTGTTGGCGTCACTGGTGCCATCACCGTTGGAGGCCCCGGCGCTCTGTTCTGGATGTGGATCGCGGCGCTGTTTGGCATGGCAACAGCCTTCATGGAGTCTGTACTGGCGCAATTGTTCAAGGAAAAGAAGAACAATGAGTATGTTGGCGGACTGCCTTTTTATGGCCGAAGAATCATCAACAACAAACGCTTTGTCGGGGTCTTTCTGAGTGTTGCGTTCATGACCTACGCTCTGTTTAACGTGCCAGTGCAGACTTTTAATGTTTTTACCGCCATTGGCATGATCGCAGACACAGCCACCGGAACCTCCTTCGAGCGCCAGTCACCCCTTTACTACGTGATTGCCATTATCATGGTGACCAGTTGTGCCTGGCTTATTCTGGGTGGCATACGCAGGGTCACGGCCTATACCAACTACCTGGTTCCGATCAAAGCTACTGTGTTCTGTGGCATCTCGCTGTTGATTGTATTGATAAATTTTCCTTTGCTGCCAAGCTTTTTCAGCGCCGTGGTCTACGGCGCGTTTGACCCGGATGCATTATTTGGCGGCGCCATGGGAGTAGCGCTCGCTGAAGGTGTGCGACGCGGCCTGATGTCGAACGAAGCTGGCCAGGGCACCATCACCATGGCCGCCGCCGCTGCGGACAACAATCACCCCTGCGAACAGGGCCTGGTGCAAAGCCTGGGTGTATTTTTTGACACCATCATCATCTGTACACTGACCGGTTTTATTGTTGTGTTGGCGCACCTTTGGACCGATTCAGCCAGCAGTGCTCAGTGGGCAGCTGACAGCGCCTCCCGCATCGGCACATACCTGGCGTCCGTTGAGGCACTGGTGCCGGCCGTCGTTGCTAACACCGTGATTATTATTCTGGCTGCCTGCTACTGCCTGTTCGCCTTCACCACATTGCTGGGCATGATTTCATTTGCAGAGATCTCGGCCAACTTTATTTCCCGGTCAAACGCGTTCATTCTCGGCGTCCGGATTGCCGGATCCCTGGTCTTTGTTCCTTTCGGTGCGTTGACAGTGCTGGCCGGTCTGGAGCTGGGCAACCTGTGGACCATTACCGACCTGACCAACATCATCATGGTCTATCTCAACATTCCCATTCTGCTGCTTGGCGCCCCTCTGGTATACAAGGCACTGGCGCACTACCGGGCAACCAACGGCGGCAAATTCATTTCCGCCGACATTGGGCTGGAGACGGAGCACTGGACACACGACAACCAGAAGCACCTGTAA
- a CDS encoding TonB-dependent receptor domain-containing protein codes for MKLKKSIVQMGLAASVLLPLPMVAVAQQGAAADIEEVVVTGSRIRRDSFDSSSPVTVVDSAAIEANATPNLGEVLANQTFNYGTDVQTNGYAARGQGGVTSSANLRGLGAGATLNLVDGQRTNNTNLNATIPQIAIARIDILKDGASALYGSDAVAGVVNVITNKGYEGTDVSIFHQEDRGGDLVEKQYELITGTATDNGHFAMALSYSTRSTLEQTDRPEFLRSGFQRSGTGNPGTFAVPTRNATGQLTGASARTPDPGCGIDNGSGTDVGIKGSYASGQLLGTTCNFHFGEFWDFMSAQDKMSLWTNYEHRFNDNLTNDFNINASRLETFTRGSPQNPGGRIPELPVVAGEHPGNPYRAMANRGNGMEPLYAQAGPDGNPLRNANGVVQLASDPFNPALGIPFNEDVRITELRINAFKLQTQPTAVNDDGAFPQGADRFDIRLADTLTYEMPGTSWAVSLAGVYQFGQDDALEKNSSQLALIQGINGTLVADPSSPDTTAYYNPFASSVFNCTNRVCANTGTPQYANSQAVVDAITIAGLTQTESTFKSVELAATGEVFEIPTGMILGAFGVEFRQDEVDVDFDAARNQCDYHQGGCAVDYQAEQDVSSAFFELAVPLTTNRLGEAEFQIAGRYTDYGGSIGDSFDPKVALLWQPMDILSLRGSWSSAFIAPGLADLYSPQTCALQNAGDPFDNSNAFRVACNEGNLNLTPETADVFNVGASLSLLEGSLSIGVDYAEYDFKDRISSTTLNQVVNLDYQAFLAAGGNPASQASKLAWFNGPNSDKNINRDVDGVMSRVIVSRLNAQTMKHRALDLYARYDLDLGSFGNMVFNLDGTQALEYSYDLGLGIPAGDGVGSQNEAIAEVPPMPEFRVNATMNWNLGNHSALLRARWIDGFEYSFNSGALLAGQIALNGRSAAASMTYIDANYAYTFDSLIGDRATRFEVGARNLGDRYPEPFFNLGGIETFVHDIRGRMMYIRINQEI; via the coding sequence ATGAAACTGAAGAAATCCATCGTTCAGATGGGTTTGGCGGCGTCCGTTTTGCTGCCACTACCTATGGTCGCTGTTGCCCAGCAAGGCGCTGCGGCTGACATCGAAGAAGTTGTTGTAACTGGCTCCCGAATCCGACGAGACAGTTTCGACTCATCCTCTCCGGTTACTGTGGTTGATTCCGCAGCAATCGAAGCCAATGCAACACCGAACCTGGGTGAAGTGCTGGCGAACCAGACATTTAACTATGGCACCGACGTCCAGACCAATGGCTATGCCGCCCGTGGTCAGGGCGGTGTCACATCGTCTGCCAACCTTCGTGGTCTGGGTGCTGGTGCTACGCTGAACCTTGTTGACGGTCAGCGTACCAATAATACCAACCTGAACGCCACAATCCCGCAGATCGCCATTGCGCGTATCGACATCCTGAAAGACGGCGCGTCGGCCCTGTACGGTTCTGATGCGGTGGCGGGTGTGGTCAACGTCATCACCAATAAAGGTTATGAGGGAACAGATGTCAGCATCTTCCACCAGGAAGACCGCGGTGGTGATCTGGTCGAGAAGCAGTATGAACTGATTACCGGTACGGCGACTGACAACGGGCATTTTGCCATGGCTCTGTCCTACTCAACACGCAGCACCCTGGAACAGACCGACCGGCCAGAGTTCCTGCGCAGTGGTTTTCAGCGCTCCGGTACCGGTAACCCGGGTACCTTTGCGGTGCCTACCCGTAATGCAACGGGTCAGTTGACCGGTGCCTCCGCGCGTACCCCCGACCCGGGTTGCGGTATCGACAATGGCTCGGGCACTGATGTCGGAATCAAGGGAAGTTATGCCAGCGGTCAGTTACTGGGTACCACTTGTAACTTCCATTTTGGTGAGTTCTGGGATTTCATGAGCGCTCAGGACAAGATGAGCCTGTGGACCAATTATGAGCACCGTTTTAACGACAATCTGACCAATGATTTTAATATCAACGCGTCGCGCCTGGAAACGTTTACTCGTGGATCGCCGCAGAACCCGGGCGGTCGGATTCCTGAATTGCCCGTGGTTGCGGGCGAGCACCCAGGCAATCCGTATCGTGCCATGGCCAACCGCGGCAATGGCATGGAACCCTTGTACGCGCAGGCAGGTCCGGATGGTAACCCCTTGCGAAATGCCAATGGCGTTGTGCAATTGGCGTCCGATCCGTTTAATCCGGCGCTGGGTATTCCCTTTAATGAAGACGTCCGTATTACTGAACTGCGTATCAATGCATTCAAGTTGCAGACTCAGCCGACTGCCGTCAATGATGATGGTGCCTTTCCGCAGGGCGCGGACCGTTTCGATATACGCCTGGCAGATACGTTGACTTACGAAATGCCTGGCACCAGTTGGGCGGTGTCGCTGGCCGGTGTGTATCAGTTTGGTCAGGATGATGCGCTGGAGAAGAACTCAAGCCAACTGGCTTTGATCCAGGGTATCAATGGTACGCTGGTGGCGGACCCTTCGTCGCCCGATACAACTGCGTACTACAACCCATTTGCCAGCTCGGTTTTTAACTGTACCAATCGGGTGTGCGCCAATACCGGCACGCCACAGTACGCCAACTCGCAAGCGGTTGTGGATGCCATCACCATTGCTGGCCTGACGCAAACTGAGAGCACCTTCAAGTCAGTGGAGCTGGCAGCCACCGGTGAGGTGTTTGAGATTCCTACAGGTATGATTCTGGGTGCCTTTGGTGTCGAGTTTCGTCAGGACGAAGTTGACGTGGACTTCGATGCAGCGCGCAATCAGTGTGACTATCACCAGGGTGGCTGTGCAGTTGACTACCAGGCTGAACAGGATGTGAGCTCGGCATTCTTCGAGCTGGCAGTACCATTGACGACCAACCGTCTGGGTGAGGCCGAGTTCCAGATCGCCGGTCGCTACACGGATTACGGCGGTTCCATCGGTGACTCGTTTGACCCCAAGGTAGCGCTGTTGTGGCAGCCAATGGACATTCTGTCATTGCGTGGCTCCTGGAGTTCGGCGTTTATTGCGCCGGGTCTGGCAGATCTTTATTCACCGCAGACCTGTGCCCTGCAGAACGCCGGCGATCCATTTGACAACTCCAACGCCTTCCGTGTGGCCTGTAACGAAGGCAACCTGAACCTGACGCCGGAAACGGCCGATGTGTTTAACGTGGGTGCGTCGCTGAGCCTGCTGGAAGGATCACTGTCTATCGGTGTTGACTACGCGGAATATGATTTCAAGGATCGTATTTCCAGTACCACGCTGAACCAGGTCGTCAACCTGGACTACCAAGCCTTCCTGGCCGCCGGTGGCAACCCTGCCAGTCAGGCCAGCAAGCTGGCGTGGTTTAATGGTCCGAACTCTGACAAAAATATCAACCGCGATGTTGATGGTGTCATGAGCCGGGTGATTGTATCGCGATTGAATGCACAGACCATGAAGCACCGCGCGCTGGATCTGTACGCGCGTTACGATCTGGATCTGGGCAGCTTCGGCAACATGGTGTTCAATCTGGATGGAACGCAGGCACTGGAATACTCCTATGACCTGGGTCTGGGTATCCCCGCCGGTGACGGTGTTGGTAGTCAGAACGAAGCCATCGCGGAAGTGCCGCCGATGCCTGAATTCCGTGTCAATGCCACCATGAACTGGAACCTGGGCAATCACAGCGCTCTGCTGCGTGCTCGCTGGATCGACGGGTTTGAATACTCATTCAACTCGGGCGCATTGCTGGCGGGTCAGATTGCACTCAATGGTCGTTCCGCCGCTGCCAGCATGACCTATATTGATGCCAACTACGCGTACACCTTTGACAGCCTGATTGGCGATCGCGCCACACGCTTTGAAGTGGGTGCACGTAACCTGGGTGATCGTTACCCGGAGCCGTTTTTTAACCTGGGTGGTATAGAGACATTCGTTCACGATATCCGTGGTCGTATGATGTATATCCGTATCAACCAGGAGATCTAA
- the rpoD gene encoding RNA polymerase sigma factor RpoD codes for MSDSRLSSPQSGLKALIAKGKEQGYLTYAEVNDHLPESISDPDQVEDIIQMINDMGIKVFETAPDADTLLLNDGDESGTDELAAAEAAAALAAVENEAGRTTDPVRMYMREMGTVELLTREGEIVIAKRIEEGLRELMKSMSSFPGTVAHVLKEYDQVTAEERRLTDVITGYLEVDDPELPAAADSDDTSDSSTDSSSSNNNDDDDESAIDGDDDEETTSGPDPEEARLRFTDLRTQYELTEKLISKHGRTHKKTLAELDKLGEMFKTFKLTPKLFEALVNQARASLFRVRRHERAIMALCVRTAGMPRKTFVTTFPGSEIDEKWINQFAKGKEPWVARLKDIADDVHRSQRKLQTMQEESGLTVAEIKEINRGMSIGEAKSRRAKKEMVEANLRLVISIAKKYTNRGLQFLDLIQEGNIGLMKAVDKFEYRRGYKFSTYATWWIRQAITRSIADQARTIRIPVHMIETINKLNRISRQMVHEKGREPTPEELGERMEMTEDKVRRVLKIAKEPISMETPIGDDEDSHLGDFIEDSTVESPVDSSIEEGLREATREVLNSLTAREAKVLRMRFGIDMNTDHTLEEVGKQFDVTRERIRQIEAKALRKLRHPTRSDHLRSFLDE; via the coding sequence ATGTCTGATTCGCGCCTGAGTTCACCTCAATCCGGCCTAAAAGCCCTTATTGCCAAAGGCAAAGAGCAAGGTTACCTGACCTACGCCGAAGTCAACGATCACCTGCCCGAATCCATATCGGACCCGGATCAGGTCGAAGACATCATTCAGATGATCAATGATATGGGCATCAAGGTGTTTGAAACCGCACCGGATGCCGATACCTTATTGCTGAACGATGGCGACGAAAGCGGCACTGACGAGTTGGCCGCGGCGGAAGCTGCTGCAGCGCTGGCCGCCGTGGAAAACGAGGCCGGTCGCACCACCGACCCGGTGCGTATGTACATGCGCGAAATGGGCACAGTGGAACTGCTGACCCGAGAAGGCGAAATTGTCATTGCCAAGCGCATTGAAGAAGGCCTGCGCGAGCTGATGAAGTCCATGTCCAGCTTCCCGGGCACGGTTGCCCATGTGCTGAAAGAATACGATCAGGTGACTGCCGAAGAGCGCCGCCTGACAGATGTCATTACCGGCTATCTGGAAGTTGATGATCCTGAGTTGCCGGCAGCGGCCGACAGTGACGACACCTCGGACAGCAGCACCGACAGTAGCAGCAGCAACAATAACGATGATGATGACGAATCGGCCATTGATGGCGATGACGACGAAGAAACCACGTCCGGCCCAGACCCGGAAGAAGCCCGACTGCGTTTCACTGACCTGCGCACCCAGTATGAACTGACTGAGAAGCTGATCAGCAAACACGGCCGCACGCACAAGAAGACGCTGGCCGAGTTGGATAAACTGGGCGAAATGTTCAAAACCTTCAAACTCACGCCCAAGTTGTTTGAAGCCCTGGTCAATCAGGCCCGCGCCTCCCTGTTCCGTGTCCGTCGCCACGAACGTGCCATTATGGCGCTGTGTGTGCGCACCGCAGGTATGCCGCGCAAGACGTTCGTGACCACGTTCCCGGGCAGCGAAATTGATGAGAAATGGATCAACCAGTTTGCCAAAGGCAAAGAGCCCTGGGTTGCCCGCCTGAAAGATATTGCAGATGATGTCCACCGCTCTCAGCGAAAGCTGCAGACCATGCAGGAAGAGTCAGGCCTGACGGTTGCCGAGATCAAGGAAATCAACCGTGGTATGTCCATCGGCGAAGCCAAGTCGCGTCGCGCCAAAAAAGAAATGGTGGAGGCCAACCTGCGTCTGGTAATTTCGATTGCCAAGAAGTACACCAACCGTGGTCTGCAGTTCCTCGACCTGATTCAGGAAGGCAACATTGGCCTGATGAAGGCCGTCGACAAATTTGAATACCGCCGTGGTTACAAATTCTCGACCTACGCCACCTGGTGGATTCGACAGGCCATTACCCGCTCGATCGCTGACCAGGCACGCACCATCCGTATTCCTGTGCACATGATTGAGACCATCAACAAGCTGAATCGCATCAGCCGTCAGATGGTGCACGAGAAAGGCAGAGAGCCGACTCCGGAAGAGCTGGGCGAGCGCATGGAGATGACTGAAGACAAGGTTCGCCGTGTCCTTAAGATCGCCAAAGAGCCCATCTCCATGGAGACACCGATCGGTGACGATGAAGACTCGCATCTGGGCGACTTTATCGAAGACTCAACCGTTGAGTCCCCGGTAGACTCATCCATTGAGGAAGGCCTGCGCGAAGCTACCCGCGAAGTGCTTAACAGCCTGACCGCACGCGAAGCAAAAGTGCTGCGCATGCGTTTTGGTATCGACATGAATACCGACCACACGCTGGAAGAGGTAGGCAAACAGTTTGACGTGACGCGCGAGCGCATCCGTCAGATAGAAGCCAAGGCACTGCGCAAGCTGCGCCACCCGACCCGCTCCGACCACCTGCGGAGTTTCCTGGACGAGTAA